The DNA window CAATTTTCGATTCAAGTTTTTTTCTCCGCTAGTGTGCTtgttttttagttatttatttatttttttcaaactcAAGTTGCTTTTGTCTAACATTTAGTTGGTAAAGCCGTTTGCATTCTAATTGCGGAAACTGTCTTTTTTTGTATTGGCAGTGAATTTGTTGTATAGCTCATAGGAGCAGTTTCACCCACCGACCATGCCTCTTGGCAGCAGTTTGATTCAGAAAACTTTCTATGACATTCTATCCGTGAAGGAAAATGCAAGTTATGAAGAAATCCGTGCAAGCTACAGGTCTGCCATCCTTAATTCTCACCCAGACAAGTTGCGTGGGATGTCTGAGATTTCTAATACTCACCATGAATCACAAGAAAAATTTCTCATCATACAGAAGGCTTGGGAAGTTCTCAGTAATTCGAGTTCTCGGGCGGCATATGATAGTGAACTGCAGGAACTGAGACGGGATTTGGGaactgcagaagatgttagtttGAAGGACATGGTGGTAGAAGATGTTGGAGAAGTCCTGGAGCTATCTTACCGATGCAGGTGTGGTGATTACTTCTCCATTAATTCTGCAGAGCTAGAGGAGATGGGATATTCATTAGATAGGTGTGAGTGTAAGATACTATTATGGACAGTAGATGCCTTGGCTTCATCAGTTGTTCTTCCATGTGGGTCTTGCTCTCTGAAAATCCAGCTGACTATTGATGCGGATGCTAGTTTTTCTAGTCGATGATCAGCAAAACTAGCTGCCTTGGAGCTATTTTGGCTTCAAGCAGAACAATCTGTCAGTCTGCCTATGATCTGCTTAATTGGGGTGGGGNNNNNNNNNNNNNNNNNNNNNNNNNNNNNNNNNNNNNNNNNNNNNNNNNNNNNNNNNNNNNNNNNNNNNNNNNNNNNNNNNNNNNNNNNNNNNNNNNNNNNNNNNNNNNNNNNNNNNNNNNNNNNNNNNNNNNNNNNNNNNNNNNNNNNNNNNNNNNNNNNNNNNNNNNNNNNNNNNNNNNNNNNNNNNNNNNNNNNNNNNNNNNNNNNNNNNNNNNNNNNNNNNNNNNNNNNNNNNNNNNNNNNNNNNNNNNNNNNNNNNNNNNNNNNNNNNNNNNNNNNNNNNNNNNNNNNNNNNNNNNNNNNNNNNNNNNNNNNNNNNNNNNNNNNNNNNNNNNNNNNNNNNNNNNNNNNNNNNNNNNNNNNNNNNNNNNNNNNNNNNNNNNNNNNNNNNNNNNNNNNNNNNNNNNNNNNNNNNNNNNNNNNNNNNNNNNNNNNNNNNNNNNNNNNNNNNNNNNNNNNNNNNNNNNNNNNNNNNNNNNNNNNNNNNNNNNNNNNNNNNNNNNNNNNNNNNNNNNNNNNNNNNNNNNNNNNNNNNNNNNNNNNNNNNNNNNNNNNNNNNNNNNNNNNNNNNNNNNNNNNNNNNNNNNNNNNNNNNNNNNNNNNNNNNNNNNNNNNNNNNNNNNNNNNNNNNNNNNNNNNNNNNNNNNNNNNNNNNNNNNNNNNNNNNNNNNNNNNNNNNNNNNNNNNNNNNNNNNNNNNNNNNNNNNNNNNNNNNNNNNNNNNNNNNNNNNNNNNNNNNNNNNNNNNNNNNNNNNNNNNNNNNNNNNNNNNNNNNNNNNNNNNNNNNNNNNNNNNNNNNNNNNNNNNNNNNNNNNNNNNNNNNNNNNNNNNNNNNNNNNNNNNNNNNNNNNNNNNNNNNNNNNNNNNNNNNNNNNNNNNNNNNNNNNNNNNNNNNNNNNNNNNNNNNNNNNNNNNNNNNNNNNNNNNNNNNNNNNNNNNNNNNNNNNNNNNNNNNNNNNNNNNNNNNNNNNNNNNNNNNNNNNNNNNNNNNNNNNNNNNNNNNNNNNNNNNNNNNNNNNNNNNNNNNNNNNNNNNNNNNNNNNNNNNNNNNNNNNNNNNNNNNNNNNNNNNNNNNNNNNNNNNNNNNNNNNNNNNNNNNNNNNNNNNNNNNNNNNNNNNNNNNNNNNNNNNNNNNNNNNNNNNNNNNNNNNNNNNNNNNNNNNNNNNNNNNNNNNNNNNNNNNNNNNNNNNNNNNNNNNNNNNNNNNNNNNNNNNNNNNNNNNNNNNNNNNNNNNNNNNNNNNNNNNNNNNNNNNNNNNNNNNNNNNNNNNNNNNNNNNNNNNNNNNNNNNNNNNNNNNNNNNNNNNNNNNNNNNNNNNNNNNNNNNNNNNNNNNNNNNNNNNNNNNNNNNNNNNNNNNNNNNNNNNNNNNNNNNNNNNNNNNNNNNNNNNNNNNNNNNNNNNNNNNNNNNNNNNNNNNNNNNNNNNNNNNNNNNNNNNNNNNNNNNNNNNNNNNNNNNNNNNNNNNNNNNNNNNNNNNNNNNNNNNNNNNNNNNNNNNNNNNNNNNNNNNNNNNNNNNNNNNNNNNNNNNNNNNNNNNNNNNNNNNNNNNNNNNNNNNNNNNNNNNNNNNNNNNNNNNNNNNNNNNNNNNNNNNNNNNNNNNNNNNNNNNNNNNNNNNNNNNNNNNNNNNNNNNNNNNNNNNNNNNNNNNNNNNNNNNNNNNNNNNNNNNNNNNNNNNNNNNNNNNNNNNNNNNNNNNNNNNNNNNNNNNNNNNNNNNNNNNNNNNNNNNNNNNNNNNNNNNNNNNNNNNNNNNNNNNNNNNNNNNNNNNNNNNNNNNNNNNNNNNNNNNNNNNNNNNNNNNNNNNNNNNNNNNNNNNNNNNNNNNNNNNNNNNNNNNNNNNNNNNNNNNNNNNNNNNNNNNNNNNNNNNNNNNNNNNNNNNNNNNNNNNNNNNNNNNNNNNNNNNNNNNNNNNNNNNNNNNNNNNNNNNNNNNNNNNNNNNNNNNNNNNNNNNNNNNNNNNNNNNNNNNNNNNNNNNNNNNNNNNNNNNNNNNNNNNNNNNNNNNNNNNNNNNNNNNNNNNNNNNNNNNNNNNNNNNNNNNNNNNNNNNNNNNNNNNNNNNNNNNNNNNNNNNNNNNNNNNNNNNNNNNNNNNNNNNNNNNNNNNNNNNNNNNNNNNNNNNNNNNNNNNNNNNNNNNNNNNNNNNNNNNNNNNNNNNNNNNNNNNNNNNNNNNNNNNNNNNNNNNNNNNNNNNNNNNNNNNNNNNNNNNNNNNNNNNNNNNNNNNNNNNNNNNNNNNNNNNNNNNNNNNNNNNNNNNNNNNNNNNNNNNNNNNNNNNNNNNNNNNNNNNNNNNNNNNNNNNNNNNNNNNNNNNNNNNNNNNNNNNNNNNNNNNNNNNNNNNNNNNNNNNNNNNNNNNNNNNNNNNNNNNNNNNNNNNNNNNNNNNNNNNNNNNNNNNNNNNNNNNNNNNNNNNNNNNNNNNNNNNNNNNNNNNNNNNNNNNNNNNNNNNNNNNNNNNNNNNNNNNNNNNNNNNNNNNNNNNNNNNNNNNNNNNNNNNNNNNNNNNNNNNNNNNNNNNNNNNNNNNNNNNNNNNNNNNNNNNNNNNNNNNNNNNNNNNNNNNNNNNNNNNNNNNNNNNNNNNNNNNNNNNNNNNNNNNNNNNNNNNNNNNNNNNNNNNNNNNNNNNNNNNNNNNNNNNNNNNNNNNNNNNNNNNNNNNNNNNNNNNNNNNNNNNNNNNNNNNNNNNNNNNNNNNNNNNNNNNNNNNNNNNNNNNNNNNNNNNNNNNNNNNNNNNNNNNNNNNNNNNNNNNNNNNNNNNNNNNNNNNNNNNNNNNNNNNNNNNNNNNNNNNNNNNNNNNNNNNNNNNNNNNNNNNNNNNNNNNNNNNNNNNNNNNNNNNNNNNNNNNNNNNNNNNNNNNNNNNNNNNNNNNNNNNNNNNNNNNNNNNNNNNNNNNNNNNNNNNNNNNNNNNNNNNAAAAGACAAAGAGTACAAGACAAGGTTTGAAGTTTGGTACCAAAGGGGAGGTCATTGGTAGCTGTAATGGTTTGCTAATCCTAAAAACAAAGGCTCTGTTTGTTCCAACGTAAAATGATTGGTAAAACAAATTTGCAAGgagtaaaattttacatgacACTCCCCCTTTTCTGGAAAAGGCTCTATAGAATTTTACCTCAAATTTGCAAGGAAAGTGTTCCTCGTAAATCGCCAAAAACTTGAAATTCGATCTCGATACTTCACCCGACTCCCTGAGGCCCTATCGATTTGACAAACTCAGCCTAAACTCTCTCTTTGCAACTTTCAGCTACGACCATGGCTGCAACAACCACCGTGGTAGGTTTTGGCAATGGCCGCTGTTTCGGTCTTGAATGATCTGACGAGTGGTTTATCACTTTCGAAGCCATGATCAGGTCCTTGTTCTCATCGCCCAAAGAGAGGTTAATAATCGTATCCACACCATACTCTTGAATCTGGGAGTCCTGCAAGGATAAGAGAGACATGAGTGGTTTGATGGTGCCGGCTAGACCCATATTGAGGCGATTTTCCTGTTTGTTCTTGGTGAGAAGTCTTAAGTCCATAGCGAATCGCCTCTACAAGTCGATTGAGCATGATTTGAGGTTGGAGACAAGTTGATGGATCTTTGCAAGTTGCTGAGGCAACGTTGTGTAGTAATGGAATTTTGAAACTGGTAGTTGATCTTCGTCTCCTtaatttccctttctttttccaaaACCCTAGATTTAGTTTGGTCTTATCTTCTGTTTCCTTGGTTTCATCCAATTTATTCACTTGAAGAGTTTCAGATAAGATGCcgcatcttttttattttgattcactGGGTTCTTCTTTTATGAACTTAATTTCTATTAATTTGTGAGCTACTTTGATGGTAGGCATtctgtaaatttatatttttaatggcAGTGAAGGAAAGAGATGAGCAGCAACCACGTTATGTGAATCAGCTTCTTCTTAGTCAAGAAGAAATCAGTGGCGTGCCATATCACCTTCTCTTCATTTCCTTGGCACCAGAAACCTTAGTCCACTGTAGGACGAAACAACATTTGTTAACTATCGGACCTTGATCTCATGGAGAGTAACTTGTAGCAGAGACTATAAAAAGCAATCTAGAAGGTTGATTGTGAGTgaatttcagttttacatttGGTTCAATAGTAAATTGTTGTTGTGCTTATAGGTAAGCTAGTGACTAATCCTTCAACTCTGGTGTCACAGCTTCTCTCATTTCCTTGCATTCAATGCTTTTGATTGTGAGAGTGGTTATAATTCTCAGACTCAGGTGCCTTGGATtattcaaaattaaattaaaagacTGAAGGTATGTTGATAATTTGATTTAACTGGACCATCTTTAACGTTAGGATCCATATTAAACATGGAAGGTGCATATCGTACCATCCTAAGAATTGGTTCTTAGCATTTAGATATCTTGTTGCACGATCTAATATTTCTTGCTTAGGTTACttatcattgtttttttttatcaagtccTAGTGCTGCCGCTATGCTCCACATTTTATTGTTTATGAAAAGTCCAAGTACTTCTGTTCAGATCTTTTCTATGGTGTGTGCTTTATCACTCTTTCGGGGAAGTAATTTTAGGGGCCAATGCACAATCTTCTGATATTTTAATGTGTGAGAATTGTGAAGTGGTGGAAAAACTCAACCTACTCAAACCTTCCATTTATTTTGTGTCTTTGGTGGGGAGATAAAtggcccctctctctcttaagtTAGATTCTACCAATGGGCTCTACCCAGATGTGGTTCGATTTTTGTTGCTGGACCAAACGGGTTTAAACCTTGACAGCACTGTAACTCTTGGCTCTTATTTGGATTC is part of the Macadamia integrifolia cultivar HAES 741 chromosome 9, SCU_Mint_v3, whole genome shotgun sequence genome and encodes:
- the LOC122088222 gene encoding DPH4 homolog, with translation MPLGSSLIQKTFYDILSVKENASYEEIRASYRSAILNSHPDKLRGMSEISNTHHESQEKFLIIQKAWEVLSNSSSRAAYDSELQELRRDLGTAEDVSLKDMVVEDVGEVLELSYRCRCGDYFSINSAELEEMGYSLDRCECKILLWTVDALASSVVLPCGSCSLKIQLTIDADASFSSR